In Stegostoma tigrinum isolate sSteTig4 chromosome 12, sSteTig4.hap1, whole genome shotgun sequence, the following proteins share a genomic window:
- the LOC125457128 gene encoding uncharacterized protein C21orf62-like: MKLTGSEPDQVAFFVGLWCCVCVALVRSSNHTLIFQKESNFRNCSCFSSIPDCGFALANLACNCKTVSSQEIDKASPTFNYGSELVVWVSDTATVGLLLNYSSVPNLRLSLCSPNAVLTEYLVIFGLKNLCVTNPKANAYPLQNITIYSTGGTAVKSTLQNGTGFSFYISFLNMALLNGDSKLKAFSVPNVTNIAEYFPDLHYDTASLPSEANSSFVTFIYV, translated from the coding sequence ATGAAGCTTACTGGTTCTGAGCCAGACCAGGTGGCATTCTTTGTTGGACTGTggtgctgtgtctgtgtggctttggTGAGAAGCAGTAACCACACACTCATCTTTCAAAAAGAAAGTAACTTCCGCAATTGCAGCTGCTTCTCTAGCATCCCAGACTGTGGGTTTGCTCTTGCCAACCTTGCGTGCAACTGTAAGACTGTCTCGTCTCAAGAAATCGACAAGGCCAGCCCAACGTTCAACTACGGCAGTGAATTAGTCGTATGGGTGTCAGATACTGCTACAGTGGGGCTGCTGCTGAACTACTCGTCAGTTCCAAACCTCAGGTTGTCCTTGTGCAGTCCTAATGCCGTACTTACAGAATACCTTGTCATCTTTGGCCTGAAAAATCTCTGTGTGACAAATCCTAAGGCGAATGCCTATCCGCTGCAAAACATAACAATATACAGCACGGGTGGCACAGCTGTCAAGTCAACCTTGCAGAATGGCACAGGATTCtcattttatatttcattcttaAACATGGCTCTGTTAAATGGAGATTCTAAGTTAAAAGCGTTCTCAGTACCTAATGTCACAAACATTGCAGAATATTTTCCAGATCTTCATTATGACACTGCTTCTCTGCCTTCTGAGGCTAACAGTTCATTTGTTACATTCATCTACGTTTAG